CCATCAACCCCTTTGCAAACGGAAAGTTTTTCTCTCTGTAACTTGGATTTTAATCATGATTTAATTCTGGTCAAGAACCCCCGTTACTAGGAAATAGGCCTCAGCtttttcaaagtgccagcaccaTGACCAACGGGACTTTGTTGAAGAcctccaccttcagtctcagtcCTACAAAGGTAGGAGGGAGAGGCATTTAATTTGTGCCTGTGATTCACACACAGCTTTTCTGTGTAGTAGGTAGTCTATGCCAACTGGCAGTGAAGCCATAGCTTCAAGATGTAAAATGTGCTATGGTTGGTATCTCGTATCTGGAAATTGCAGAGATCTTAAGATGCCCTCCAGCGCTCTTGCTAATCAGAATATTGTCAAGACGGGTCAATGGTGGCATCTTCATGTATTTCCACATAATTTTTCTAGCTGAGGAACCTTGCATGGCTGCCACTGGGTCCTTCATATGTTGTAGAAGATTCTGGGAGGTATTCTAGGGTAGGGATTGGTTAATGCTGCGTGGTCTACATTTTTCTAACGAAAGTAGAATTCACAGAGTCCACTGATGTATTTTGAATTTACAATGCAAAACGCATTTGAGCAGCTGAGGCATAACCAATCTCTGCTAAGGGCTCCAGTTGCTTAAAGGCTTAAGAAGTGTCTTGTTGGTTCAGGCCCAACCTAAGAGCTGTGTCTTTGGGGAAGAACACGTTCTTTGCGCAcaaagtctctggcatctccagctgcAGGGCTTGGAAAGTTTTTTTCTGTCTGAAACCCTGGAGATCCTTGCCTATCAGAGTGGCCAACACTGAGGTAGGTGGACCAGCCATCTGACTCTGTAtcaggtagcttcatgtgttcacatgaTTAGTGGTAATTCATTCCCAGTTCTTTATGGAAGATGCAAGTTCTGTCCCTGccatctccaattaaaggatcTGCAGTAGCAGATTGGGGTGAAGGAGCCCCACCTCTGTCCAGCTGGCAGCAGCTTGCCTGGATCTCAGAGTAGACtattgggctagatggaccaatgactCTGCCTACAGCAGTTCCAGGACGGAGCAGTGTGGTTGGCAGCAGTCAAACCACAAATTGTACTTGTAAGAAAAGACTCCAAGCAAGTCTGTATATATTTAtgttaaagagagagaaaaataaaaatgtaaaaacccTGGACTTTCCCCTCTTATAATCTGTTCTAAATTGTTTTGTTAAGAATTGGATTGTATGGCCTTTATTAAGCTATTGCAATTAATAGAATCAAGAAGATACGAAGCAATGAAACACCCACCCCCTGACCCTTGAAAATATTGGGTGGGATCAATACATGGAGCAGAATTAAGCGGGTAGGAAATGGTAGCAGTAGAATGAACTGGACTATTTTATACTGAGGGTCCAGAAGGCCACGTTTTGATGCTCTCCCATGTAAGATCCCCATACAAGCAGAAATGCAGTATGCCCATTTGCTGCCTGAGTTAGTTTCCTATTTGCATTAAAAAATGTTACTTTGCTATGTATGGGTAGATCAAACACCAGTCAGCAAAAGCTCCCCCTGCTGCTTCAATACCATCCCTCCCCTGTGCTGCTTTCTTTGCACTTATGATTTGCACTTCTTTTTGTAAAAAATGAAAACTAAGATTTTTAGAGGCTGTATTCTACATCCACAGCCACTGTTCTGTGGCTTTTCTAATTTCCCACATCTGACACCTATGCCTGCTCATAGGACACACATTTCACGGACATTGCCAGGAAAGCAGTGTTCATATTTATTCAGCATATATGAAAAGTTGCAGAGCTGTATTATGAAGCCTAATGGAATTGTCTTCCTGCTTTAACTGCCTTGAAGTTAAAACAATGCCAAAAACGGAGATTTCAGTAACAGATTCAGAGGGAAATGGGCCAGTGATTGGCTCAGAACCATGGATTGGTCAACTGATCATTTGTTAGTTATGTGTAGAGAGACGGGAAAGGCAATTCAGGAGTTGGCAGAagcctgaaaaataaaaaagaatgtcTGTTGGGACACAGCATGCTCACAAACTAGGCCACCACATGCAAAGAAATTAAATGAGTTTAAGGAATACTTAATTTAAGAGGCAGGGAAGCGTCTTTGAATTCCCGGATCTTCTCACCAGGAGAAGAGCAGTGCTCTACCAAACATACTTCAGTGCCCTGAGAGAATACTTggcttctcccccaccctcctgcttCCTCCACATTTAATTACATCAGATGCTATTCTGGGTCGCTGCTTTGCTTCCATTTGTCCGTTAAGTACTTCAGCGTTTCATGTTTGCAGTTCATTTCGCCCCTCCACCCCTTCTATTATGGAATTCAAGGCACCGTACTCCCCTTCAGGCATTCACCAATCCTGGACCTGCTTAAACTCAGCAAGGTAGCGGCTTCACATTCCTTTAAACCATTCCCCCTCTTTAATCCCACATCCTATATTAGATGTAGCTGTTCCCAACATCGTTTTCTGGCTCAGTCTTGTAGCGAAGACAACAAGCAGCGGCTGTTTTCAAGGGACCTTCCTCtgtcataaccagggctttttctctgggaaaaatggtggaactcagtggtggaactcaggaccacacaatgacgtcactctgggtcagctggagcaaggggggagttttttaaagtttaaatcaccctcagcggaaatggtcacatggccagtggccccacccctgatctccagacagaggggagtttagatgcccTCAGTGCCGCATGGcccggagggtgatctaaactcccctctgtctggagattgggggcggggccactggccatgtgaccattttcaagaggtgctggaactccgtcccactgcgttccagctgaaaaaaagccctggtcataacattgatttccccctctctcctccaAGAGCTGCTATCTGAAATTTTCCTGAAtctctgaattttactgaatctcTAGGTATGTGGTTCTGTTTGCAAGTGTTTGATCTCACTCACAGAGTGtcagttttgttctgtttctgctGCTTTCTCCCATGACGTTTGTGTCATTCACGTTGCGGAGGGGGTGTGTGTGCAATTGCCCCGATTCACTTGTTTTATCAGCTCTTCTCTAGTTTATCCCTCCGTTCTGTTAAAAGCCATAGCAGCCATGAAccactttcattttgttttctaacATGAGCCTTCtttttcatgattttttaaattcctgCTACTCTCTGTTATTGCTTGCTTGATCACCTTCCCCCCCGTTTTCATGCATTATACCTCACTTGGGAGTTGTTGAGATCAAACGGAGCGCATGATCGGAGACTGCGTGATGCTGCTTGTTTTGCTCTTTGTTTACCGGGATGGTTTTTTGTAAAAGTTGAGTTGCTTGATTGAAATCACAGCAAAAGAGGCAtttctcccttttctcccttcaAAGTGTGTTAAACAATTACTGAAGGCATTTTACATACCGTTTTTCTAGAAGACATGAGTGTATGTTTGAATTATGTATTACAGCCATCCAGCCAtcctttccctgtttcttttatactgtcCTCACTCATAATTGTTGCAAGCGGTCACAAATTTCTAGCTGTGTGAAAAAACACCTCCATTCCTCATAAACGTATAGGTGTGTTCCTTTTTCATGTTGTCAGTTGCAGATTGTGTTAGTGGGGAAACTAATAAGAGAGCAAGCAGGTAGGGAGCGGCAAGCCTCGGTGCTCGGCCAATCCGCTCACCGCACTACCCTCCCGTAAAGTGGCCCCAGGGTAGCTATGCCTGGAGGAATgagcctgtgaggtggctggcaAAAAGCAAGCAAGCCGCTCTCTCCTTCCCACGTGCAAAGACAAAGTGCAACATGGCATGTAACCCCCAGTCTTGGAAGGACTGGGGTCAAACCCATGTCCATCTGTCCACAGGATGAAGAAGGACGTGACTGCATGAGCGAGTGTACAGCCCTCTAATAGAAAAACATGTAAGTAGTAACATTTGCACAAACTCGTGTATTTCATCTTGTGTAGTTCCACCCTAAGTTCCCTCTGCATTCTGGGAATGAGAGAGTGTTGGTGATCAGAAATAATAGTTGGCTGATAAACTAAATCAAGTTTTGGGGGGAGGTTCCTGTATTTGGGCTTGTAACCGTTTAGCTTTCCGGACCTCGTATGAGCAAGGCTTTCAGATTTCCCATTAAAGAAGTTAGTCTGTGCTtgtttggtgggggggaggctcAGGGAGGCTCACATACAAAAAAAAGGACCCCTGCACTTAGCAAACCATGTTGCAAGGAAGGCTAGTCTAGACTCTCTTCTGTAACACGCCAGTTTTCATTGTAGAGGGATTGTTTTTAGATCTGGAACATTCAGTCACACAAGCCCCTACCTCTAATGGAAAAACATGTAAGAACATTTGCACAAAGGCATGTATTTCATTTTGTGTAGTTCCACCCTAAGTTCCTTCTGCATTCTGGGAGAACTAAGCCTtatcatggctttttttaaaaagtgatttagATTGCCTGAGGGACAGTTGCAGCTGTTTTCCTTGAGTATTGTACATGTGCTTCTGGATCCCTATGGCAAACACAGCCTGAAGCTCAGACCTCGTTGctcctgccctcctccctctttCTGCTGCTTTTTCGACATCCCATTTATATGAATAaacctaagcagggctttttttctggggaaagaggtggtggaactcagtgggttgccctcagaggaaatggtcgcatggctggtggccccgccccctgatctccagacagaggggagttgagattgccctccgtgctatagcgcagagggcattctaaactcccctctgtctggagatcagggggcggggccaccagccatgtgaccattttcaagaggttccggaactccgttcccctgggttcctgttgaaaaaaagccctgaagctaAGGGAGGTGTGTTCTTAGCAAATCAGCTTATCATCACAGAGGTGGGCCTTACCTTGCAAAATTCTCCCAATCCTTCGTATTCTAATTTAATTCTGCCCACCCTCCAATGACCTCAGGATATcatacattgttctccccccAGCCCATTTCATCCTCCCAACTACCCTGGGAAGGCTGAGGGAGACAGCAACTGGCCTATCCAGTAACGTTCATAGGCAAGTGGGGATGGGAACCCCGGCCTCTCCACTGCACCACGCAGGCTCTCACCAGTTGTCCTTGCTCCAGATCGTGTCCTTGGCCTCCATCAAATGAAAGGTATAGACGTGACGGGAGGTTTCCGAGTGGTTTGCTTCACTTTTATGGACCACCTCACCATGGATCAGAATGAGACCACCTGTGGGCAATCGAAAAAATGCCAAGTCCTTCTGAGAAAAGTGTGTGGCCGCTGTCTTTTAATGTCAGAAAGATTGGCAtagggccaaaccagatgtgtCAGTTTCTAATAAGCTGAGgagttccagtttggtgtagtggttaagagcacgggactgtaatctggagaggcaggtttgattccccactcctccacttgaagccagctgggtgaccttgggctacccacggctctctggagctctctcagccccacccacctcaaagggtgttttgttgtggggataataatggcatgctttgtaaaccgctctgggcggacattaagttttcctgaagggcagtatataaatcgaatgttgttattattattatttctccatttttgctgctccatgtgtaTAGTCCATGTGGAGCATTAATAATGGGGAAATAACTTTCACCTCAAGTGCTATTTGGGCAtgggaaaacagcttgagggaAAGCAAGAGTCCTTCTTCTCCTTGAGATAGAGTTCCAAGTCCATTTGAgctgtcctttattttttaacagctgttcCCTGCACCTGCTGTGTGGTTGGTTCCCTGGATCCAATTTGTTAAAAACTTCCACATCTAGTTTAGCTGTTAATGACCCATAGAAGCTGAGCCCACCCACCATGTCATATTTGTTTCCTCCTTTACTTCGTTTAAACCCCATCTGTCTCCTCAATGGGGAACtgaagtggtttacattgttccctCTCTGGTTtttattcacaacaaccctgtgaggtagtatctaactggcccaaggtcactcggcaagcttccatagtagagtgggtattcaaacctgggtctcccagatccaacatTTTGCACTACACATAGCATTCTAACCCTTTCAGATGGCTCCAGagatacctgagggaccaccccttgccgtatgtaccccggagagtacTCAGATCagcagataaacacctactggttgttcctgaccccagggaggcttgactggcctcgaccagggccagggccttcttggtcctggccccaacctagtggaactctctgtctgaggatactcgggcccgccaagaccttttCTCCTTTTGGTGGacctgtaaaacagaaatgttccatCAGGCATACAGTTGAGGCCGGCCTTATATCCATCAAATaagcctccctaccggtctctcATTGGGAGGGGGGCTGTAGAGCTATCTCCTCCCCCCCCTGTGTGAAGTCAACAGTATGATTATACCAACTtgcacccccttccctcccctgtatATGGTTGGTAGGGGAGAATGAAATGGCTCCCACCCGGGGAATTGGAACTTGCGTTGTTGACAatttgattttattgtgttttaaatgttatttattcAACGTATTTTATATATTCCGCttgcagggaggctgggctagtagtagtagtagtagtagtagtagtagtagtagtagtagtagtagtagtagtaatttgCCTCTCTGCCCTTGTGAGCTCTCATTATCCCTCATGTTCTTGTATACTATGCCTAACCCTAACAAGAAATCAGACTAGCATGGGGTGGTTGTGGTTTAGGTTGCCAACAGCCTGCAGAAAAAAAGTCCTTCCCCTTTAGCAGAGGTTTAAAGAGaagttatttatctccatgccatgcaaagcttcacctgcccatttccacacattaatcaGGACATTTTCCCTCCAGGCAGTCAGCAGGACTGCAGCCAAAATGAAGTCAGTCTACACAATCATTACCCCCACGCCCCCATGCCCATTTTGCTCTATGTGCTAAGCTGGAGGCATTTGATGCAGAACCTTACACTCTCAGTGCTTAAGGGGGGGGGTGTAGTGCAGAAGAAAGATGCTGATCCCAGGCATCAAGGGCCCCAGGTGGGCAGGTGTTCTCTTCCCTTGACACCACTGCCAGCTGGAGAAGAGAACACTGCACTAGGTGAACGGCTGGTCTGACTCAGCGGCACATGAGAGCCTCATGTGTCCATTGAGCCACATGTTAAGCTGGGCATCAGAACTCCCTATACGCCGTAGGGCAGTGCTTGCTGAAAAGCCTTTACTTGTGCAGAGCTCCACTTGTGCCCCACTTGTGCCCCAGACAGGGCCGGCCTACCCATTGAGGCCGGgctggcagccgccttgggcactaAGGCGCCAGAGGGTCTGCCGGCCCGGGGGTGGGAGCATGCGCCACTGAgctggcagcctcccagccctcccgcccagtggctctgtgctgccgccgccaccaccaccagcacacagctgcgggccaggtgcggcaggcggccGTGGCAGTGCATGGAGCATGTGAGCTGAAGGGCTAGGAGGATGCACACTGCCGCTTACTGCCTGCCGtgtctggcctgcagctgctgcgcccggccaggagcacatactggtggcagcagcgtggggcagctgagcgggcagcctcccgttcagtcgCTCTGCACGTTAGGCACAGCTGGCGGCCAGGGCGGCTGGCTGtactggcccgcagagcaactgaactgGAGGGCTGGAAGCCCCCCCCTGCGAGCGCCACCCCTGCATGAACGCCAcccactgcatgtgatgtcatcacgcagtctggtgcGTACACAGCAGcagccttaagctgcctcaggcgcaagcgatgctggagccagccctggccCCAGAAATGAGTTATGTTACATTCTGTTCTGCTTcctccaaacctgcttagcttaaAATtgatctctttctttctttctttctttctttctttcttttccactcTCCTTGCAGAGCAAGAtcagagcagattacatcacaatataaaaacagGCAGCATAATAAAACAGATTCAATTGATAAAATCCAGCAGCACTCacattgtccttccctcactaAAGCCCCTGGGGTGGGGGGCGAACTGACAGATGTTATACAGACTGGGGGGGGCAGTGTCCCGCCCGGTAGGAGGCTGGTCGAAGAAGGGGGGCGGTCCTTGACATCTTACGTTTTTCTTGCTATCACTTACCTTTTCCAACTGGCACAGGAATGAATTGACTGCTGTCATACTCCCGCTCAGAGCCAATGAATTGTGTGCGTTGTACTGTCCCCAGGGTAGCTCGAACCATCCTCCTTGTGATGCCACCTGTAATCCCACAGGGCAGACAAAGTAACATATCAGACAGGAAAGTATTGAACTTGCTGAAGATTGTTGGCAGAACAGTACAGTTTTTGTGAGGGACATGAAAAATCAGTTTAGCCTGATATCAGCTGTTTTGACTTTCTCATTAATAATATCCTGTTACCAATTTTGTTATTTGAATAGttcaggggaacactcccccacccagtaGTGGCCCgaacctggccattttgggccccttttggccattttgggcccaattcaggccccaaatggccagccTTGGGCCCCTGACAGGCAGGGGAAGATTCCCCTgcttggcagcagcccgatcctggtcattttgagcctgaaatggccaggattgggtctctgccgggcaggggaacactcccccactcagcagcagcccaatcttggccatCTTGAGCCCCTTTTGgtcatttgggcccaattcaggccaaaaatgaccagaattgggcccaaaatagccaggatcaggccactgcccgGTGGGGGAGTGCTTTcccgtgtggcagcagcccattccaggccaatctgggctgtttctggcctgttttggcccaatttgggctcgaaatggcccagatccagccactgccaagcgggggagtgctcccccgtgGCAGAGCAGCCTGATCCGGGCCGAATCAGACCcacccccatggagcacaggaacgctcccggGGCGGCcaccccagaagtgacgtcatcacgcagtcctgggagcgcacacatgcattgagaggcacaccacctcctcccgggagttgTCCCAGGTGagattcccccacctctttccccagaaaaaaagctctggacgTAGCTCGTCCTCTGCAGTTTCTTACTTGTGTGAGAACCAGGCAGGAACCACAAGCAGCCGTTTTCTTCTGTGGCATTTTCCAGAGCAATCCAAAGGCCCACAACCCTGCCCAAGGGTTCTGTGTGCAGGAAGGAGGCATCTTGGTGGGGTGTCACTGAAAGCCATAGGTGAGACATAAATACGGCTTCATTCTTTCAAGACACCTGCAACATACTCAGAACACTGGCTTTCAAACTGTGATGCAGTAACATTGTGGCCATTACACCATGTTGGTCTGGATCCCGGATTCATTCCTCTAGCACTTTCCTCgggcagaaccagggctttttttcagggggaacgcgggggaacggagttccggaacctcttgaaaatggtcacatggctggtggccccgccccctgatctccagacagaggggagttgagattgccctccacgtagagggcaatctcaactcccctctgtctggagatcagggggcggggccaccagccatgtgaccattttctccaagggcaacccactgagttccaccacctttcccagaaaaaaagccctgggcagaatGATCTATCCATGAGAGGAAAGTGCCTCTGCTAGCAGAACAGATCCACAGGATCTAACCGATCATCTTGAAAGAGCTGTGTGCATCATGGATGAAAAGATCCACAGGAGGAAAGCTTCTGGCTTGTTTATACAGCCAAGCCAAAAGCCAGGAGAAAAAGGGTTTGGAATTCCTGGCGTCCAGAGATGCTAAGATCTTTACAGAAAGTGGCAATTTAGCAATCCAGGCATGCAAACATCGGCTATTTCTTAGGGCATGCAGAGGTAACCTTAGTGCACACCTGGGAATGAAACTGATACACAGTTATATAATCTATGAAATTGCATGAGAGGAGGGGTGGCATTGTATCTGGTTACACGCTTCAGCTTCCCAAAAAGcaatgaggcaggaaaagaacgaAACCCATTAGCGAGCAGTTTGATGCTCAGAAATCTCTATTAACTCTGAAGATTCCGAGCAGACTTGCAAGGGAAAGCGCATCGATTTATAAGTCGATTCTCATAGGAAAAGTATGAAGCGTGACTTGAAACTGAGCGAGGAAATATCTAAGCTCGGGTTGTAATCAGACCTCTGAGTGTGCTGCTATTCCACAGCAGTACAGGCAAGCCAAAGAACTGAACTCCCAAAGATCCTCACCTTGCTTTAATTTGTTTTATATAAGCAAGTTTGATAGCTTGTCAGCTCTTTGCAGGCTTTGAAACAGAAATAATGAACACAGATGTaggagggagctagataagagcagcagccacccccaccccacaacaaCATATTTGTTAGGCTGGCTGCCCGACacctatttatttacatcatttgttTACTTaacttatactccacctttctccccagcgggtacccaaagtggcttacatctgtGTCCTTGCCTTCCCTTTATCCTCATAACTTtgtaaggtaggttgggctgactggcccaaggtcacccagcaagcttccatggcagagtgggggtttaaacctgcatctcccagatccaagaccaacactttaaccattatACATCACCAGCAACATGCACGTACAATTGTATACACTCTCTCCCTGAGACTAAGAACATCCATGCATGCAGTATCTGGCCATGCAGGCCAATGAATACACAAAGGTTGGAGGCGGTCAGACCCTGCTTTAGCAATCCCTCACCCCTTCCCTTAGATACAGAAAAGGGCTAAGCTATGCAAACAGGCCATTGGACAGAGCTAGGATGAATATTTGCAAGAACAGATTGTATGGCTTTTTGGCAGGAGCAAAAGCCAGTTGGCCATATCGCCTCCACAGTATCCTGGTCATTGATAATATTGCAGTCACCAAGAGGGTATGATAGAGCAAGAGGTGGCGAAAGAACAGAAAATTGCTTCTTCTATTACAGCAGGTTTTGAACTTTCTACCTTCAGAGAACCCTTCTGGAGAGGAGCTATGGCTCAGCtgtagagcttctgctttgtatgccgaaggtcacaggttcagaccccagaatctccagttgCCATGCAACTGGATTCTTCATGGAACAACATAGGACCTTAGTGCACATGTCCCTTTAAGTGTACGCAGAGAAAGCCAGGTCCCTGCCCTGAGACATTTCCAATATGAATGTCAATGGAGGGAGAAACAATGAAAGCAGGTTAGAGGTTAAAGTCCCCAAGGATTAATGAATATTTAGGCTTTGATTCTTTTGTGGACAGGCTGTGTGTGGGAAGTTGTGGGATAGGCAGGCAGATCTCTGCATAccacagggcctttttggtggtggaATGTACTCATCTGGgatatttgttttaaaacatttgttttaaaacattcaaaaacagctgaatatattatttttaattgaaCTTTTAGGTTTTGATCTTTTATACCTGCAgccatatacatatacatatacacatatacatatacaattTTTATATGATAGGACTTCTTCATGGAGGATATCCTCCCTTATCCtttgatctctgtggccaggcAGCCACAAGTGGTGTTGCTACTcagggctggcgtgcccattgagaccaggtaggtggttgcctcagggtgtggggcaccagaggaggcgctgggggtgggagcgtgcaccacagagctgcagcgtgcgcacacacccccagccgggcgcagcggccatgggcaggcgtctggggcggcTCAGGGCAGCTGTCATCACGCCAGCTGGTGTGTGTGGGCGCCAtgagcaccagaaaccctggcactgctcCTGTTGCTACGCAGtggttttatttcaaatgtcaccA
Above is a genomic segment from Eublepharis macularius isolate TG4126 chromosome 14, MPM_Emac_v1.0, whole genome shotgun sequence containing:
- the PHYHD1 gene encoding phytanoyl-CoA dioxygenase domain-containing protein 1 isoform X1, which produces MALVTQEQISQYHKDGFLALEHFFTSEECDAMQAQIQEIIADMDVPPHSRTEFSTKHEEQLQAQGSAEYFLTSGDKIRFFFEKGVFDENGDFLVPKDKSLNKIGHALHASDAVFKQMTHASKVQALARKLGLENPVVVQSMYIFKQPHIGGEVTPHQDASFLHTEPLGRVVGLWIALENATEENGCLWFLPGSHTSGITRRMVRATLGTVQRTQFIGSEREYDSSQFIPVPVGKGGLILIHGEVVHKSEANHSETSRHVYTFHLMEAKDTIWSKDNWEKREKCLFCCDFNQATQLLQKTIPVNKEQNKQHHAVSDHALRLISTTPK